The genomic segment TTACGCTGATCTTGACCAGCGCTGGAAACACTTCAACCGTGTCTATCTCGTCATCTATCCCCCTGAACAAGCGACTCACATTCAAGATATTCTGGGGACGGCATTTGACGAACGCCAAAACCATGTGGAGGCACTGGAAAAAGCCTTTTTAGAGACACAGTATAACCCCAACGATATGTATGCGTGGTTCAACATTGGGACGAATCTGGTGGCGCTAGGGCGCTACGAAGAAGCAGCAATCGCCTACGACAAGGCACGCTATCTTGGGGGTGGGCTACCCTGGCGGATGATGTGGTATCAGTTCGGTCCTTTCAAGGCATATTACATGGCGGGCGATTACAAAACCGTCCTCGAACTCGCCAACAACGTGATCAACAGTTCTAAACGGATTTTCATTGAAGAAGCCTACTACTATCGCGGACTGGCATCCGCCGCAGTAGGTATTCGCGCCCAAGCCACCTCCGATTTGGAACGCACGCTACAATTGAACCCAAATTTTGCACCAGCCCAAAGCGCCCTTGCTGAGTTGCGCAGCGGCGTAATTCCTGTCCCGGAGACGTTGTAATTATGATCTATACCTACCGTTCCTTTGCTGGCGAAAGCGACCTTCCCAAACTTGCCCAACTGCTGACAGATTGCGAAATCGTTGATCAAATGGGGGTGCGGCGTACTGCCGAGGAACTGCGCGTCCAGTTTTTCGCCCCCACCCTTGATCCTGAACACGATGTCCGGCTTTGGGAAAACCCAGAGGGCGTCGTCATTGCCTATGGCGTGATCGAAATTGATGTCGCCACCGATGAGATCACGGGTACTCTTCGCTGGCGGGTGCGCCCCGACCACCGTGAGCATTGGCTGGATGACGATGTAATCCGGTGGGGGGAGGCACGCCTCTGTGAGGTAGGAGTAACAAAAGGACTCCCCGCCCGCCTTGAATCGATTGCCCGTGACATTGATCGTCCGCGTCAATTTCTGCTGGAATGGCATAAATATGACGTGCGCCATGAACTATGGCAGATGGATCGGGATTTACACCAGCCCATTGACACACCAACCCTCTCCGAAGGGTTCACCATTCGCGCCGCCGATCCCGAACGCGATGCTGAGGCATGGATTGCCATGTACAACGACTCTTTCATCGATCACTGGAATCACATTGATCTGACCCTTGAGGACTATCGTCACCGCCGCCAGACCGACCCAGGTTACGCCCCCGAACGCGATTTGATCCTCGTTGCCCCCGATGGAACGTTCGCCGCCTTTTGCTGGTCGTTCATCAACCCGCAGGAAGTTGGGCGCGTGGGGGTGAAACAAGCGCTCTTGCACCAGATCGGCACGCGGCGGGGCTTTCGCCAGCAAGGGCTAGGGCGGACGCTGATCCTCAAGACACTAGAAATCTTACACGATGCCGGAATGGACTCGGTGCGTTTGTATGTCTATATGGATAACCAAAACAACGCCTCCCACCTCTACGAATCGGTGGGTTTCCAGAAGGCGTTCAGCCTTGTCACTTACGCCAAGACAGTCACCGATACGATAAAGGCGGGCTGATGCAGCCGCCTCTTTCTGATGCATTTGACGGAATCACCCTTCGCCGGGCGGGGGAGGGTGATCTCTCTGCCTGCGCCGCCCTTGACCTCACCTACGAGACGGATTACGTTTGGCAAGTCGATCTTCGTGATGAATATGGGGCAATCGCCCTCAGTTTTCGCACCGGACGCCTTCCCCGCCCCATGCGCGTGACTCACCCCCGCGAGCCGCGCAGTTTGGATCACGCCCTTCAGAAAGGCGATTATGTCGTCGTGGCGCAGGGCGGTGGGCGTGTGCGCGGCTACCTTCATATGCGCATTGATCCCGGACGGGCGCTAGGCTGGATTGTCGATATGGGGGTTGGGCGTCCCTACCGCCGGGAGCATGTGGGAAGCGGCTTGTTCAACATGGCCTACCAACACGCCCGTGACGAGGGGTTAGAAAAGATCATCATCGAAACACAAACGAAAAACTACCCCGGTATCTGCTTTTGCCAAAAGCACGGCTTGGTCTTTTGTGGCTACAATGATCGTCACTACCGCAGCGACGACATCGCCCTTTTTTTTGGGGCGTCGGTGCGTTAACACCCTTCATGTTACGGTTTGGGCATTGCTCCTAATTTCGCCGTAAGTCGTCACAAGTGCTAGTACTTTTCCCCTGATCGGTCTACAATGATCATGATCAACCAACCGTGATCGTGTGTCATCCCGATTTTGCACCGAGGAGTCCGCCCACCGTGACCGAAAACGGCAGCACCACCGCCTCTCGCCTGAATGTCACTAGCCGCACCCTTGTAGAGGGTGTGGATCGCGCCGCCGCCCGCAGCATGTTCAAGGCAATTGGCTTAACCGACGACGACCTGAACAAGCCAATCATCGGCATTGCTAACACATGGACAGAAATTGGTCCGTGCAACTTCCATTTGCGGCGTTTGGCGGCAAAGGTGCGTGAAGGAATCAAAGCAGCGGGCGGAACGCCCCTCGAATTCAACACGATCAGCATCTCCGACGGAATCACGATGGGGACGGAAGGGATGAAGGCATCCCTCATCAGCCGCGAACTGATTGCTGATTCGATTGAACTGGTTGCCCGCGCCAATTATTTTGACGGTGTGATCGCCCTCTCCTCGTGCGATAAAACAATCCCCGGCACGATTATGGGTTTGATCCGCCTGAATATCCCCTCGGTGATGCTCTATGGCGGTTCAATTGCCCCCGGACACCTGAACGGCAAAGATTTGACCGTCCAAGATGTATTTGAAGCCATCGGCGCGTATGCGAAGGGGACGATCACCGCCGACCAATTGCGTGCCGTAGAGAACGCCGCCTGCCCCGGATCGGGCGCCTGTGGCGGGCAGTTCACGGCGAACACCATGGCAACCGCTGTCGAAGTGATGGGTATGTCCCCCATGCGTTCGGCGGGCGTGCCAGCGGAAGACCCGCAGAAAAACGATGTTGCCTATCAGGTTGGGACAATGATCATGGACTTGATCGCCCGCGACCTTCGCCCTCGCCAAATCATCACGCGGCAAGCGCTCGAAAACGCCATTCGTTCCGTCGCCGCGACGGGCGGCAGCACCAACGGGGTTTTGCATATCCTCGCCTTTGCCCGCGAAGCGGGCATCCCTTTCACGATTGACGACATTGAGCAGATCAGCCGCGAGACGCCCCTAATTGCCGATATGAAACCCGGCGGGAAGTACGTTGCCACCGATATGACACGGGCGGGCGGTATTCCCCTTCTGGTGCGGCGTCTTTTGGAAGGCGGGCTGCTGCATGGGGATGCTCTCACTGTGACGGGCAAAACGCTTGCCAAAGAAACAGCCAACGCCGAAGAAACCCCCGGTCAGGAAGTGATCCGCACCCTTGCCAACCCGGTCAAGGCGACGGGCGGCTTGGTCATTCTGAAGGGGAACTTAGCGCCTGATGGCGGCGTGGTAAAACTGTTTGGTTACGAGCGGCTGTACCATCAAGGACCCGCCCGCATCTTCAACACAGAAGAAGATGCCTTTCATGCGGTGAAGAATAATCAGATCGTCGCTGGCGATGTCGTCGTCATTCGCTATGAGGGACCCGTTGGCGGACCCGGAATGCGGGAAATGTTGGGCGTCACCGCCGCGCTCAGTGGGCAAGGGTTGGGAAACTCCGTCGCCCTCATCACCGACGGACGTTTTTCCGGCGCAACTCGCGGACTGATGGTGGGGCATATCACCCCCGAAGCCGCAGCCGGCGGCGCGATTGGATTGCTCCACGAAGGGGACACAATCACCATTGATATTGAAGCACGGACAATCCGCGTGGAACTGAGCGAGGCAGATTTAGCAACACGGCGGGCGACATGGCAGCCACCCACCCCGCGTTACCAAAGCGGCGTCATGGCGAAATATGCTCGCTTGGTCAAGCCTGCCTCCGAAGGCGCAGTGACGGGGAACTGAGGCGAATCGATAGGGAGCTATCATGGCGGATTTGACGGGAAAAACACTCGGCAAGTATCAGATCATCGAACGGCTTGGACGGGGAGGGATGGCGGAAGTGTACCGCGCCTTCCAACCGACGATGAATCGTTTCGTGGCAATCAAAGTTATGTTGGCGCACCTCGCTGACGAAGAAGGCTTTACCGAGCGCTTCAAGCGCGAGGCAACGATGGTCGGGGGGTTGCGTCACCCGAACATTGTCCAAGTGATGGACTTTGATGTACACGATGAGCAGTTCTACATGGTGATGGAGTACATTCAAGGCGAATCGCTGAAGGATCGACTCCGCAAGCGTGGGGCGCTCTCCCTTGCCGAGACACTCGATGTGGCGATCAAACTTTCCGATGCGCTTGCCTATGCGCACGGCGAGGGGATGCTGCACCGCGATATTAAACCCGCCAACATCCTGTTCACCAAGACGGGCGAACCTGTCCTCACCGATTTCGGCGTGGCGAAGATCATGGGGACAACCCAAATGACCGCCAGCGGTGCGATTGTGGGGACACCCGCCTACATGAGTCCTGAGGCGGGGCGGGGCGAAAAAACAGACGAGCGGACAGACATTTACGGGATGGGCATTGTCCTTTACGAGATGCTCACCGGAAACGTCCCCTTTGATGCCGATACCCCATTGGCGATCATCTATAAACACATTGCCGAGCCGATCAAACTCCCTCCCAAGCTTCCTGATTCCGTCCAAGCGATTTTGCTCCACGCTTTAGCCAAAGACCCTCAGGATCGTTATCGCACGGCGGACGAACTTCGGGATGCGATGATCACCGCGCTGAACACCCTTCCCAACGACATTTCGACAAAACCGGGCATGTCAACGCCGCCGCTGCGTGCCTCATCATCAACCTATAACCGCCCCATGACGGGGCAATCGACACCAGCGAAGCCTGATTCCAGTGTCGGGCGGGCGAATACCATTCAGGGTGGGATGACCGAGGAACAACCTAGCCCCGCTCCACAGCGTGGGAGGATTTCTCCCCTTCTTCTCGTTTTTGTCGCGCTGGTTGTAGTGGGAGGGGCAGTGTTTGCGCTCACCCGCCCCAAAGACAACACGATTGTCGTTGTTCCGCCCACACTGCCCGCTGGTGATCCATCCCAGGTTGCCCAAACTGAGACGGCTATCCCTTCGACCCAAAGTGCCGCCCTACCGACCATCTCTCCCACAGGAGAATCCTTTGTCACACTGCCGAGTAGCCTTCCTACCATTGTGCCTACTGCCATTCCGACAGAAATTCCCTCGGTAGAACCGACCATCAAGCCGACGGATATACCGCCAACAAACAGTGCTGCTACAAGCATCCCGCCCACCTTCCCACCCACCATCGCGCCAACAACTGCCGCAACAACCCCTCCAACACTGGTTGCCATTGCTGTCGTCTTTACCGATCCTGCTTATCAGGAGTTTTGGGATTGGACCATCGAACGCTTGCGAAACGGGCAGTATGACGAGGCGCTTACCGAAATAGAGGAAAAACTGGCGAGCGATCCCGAAAAGTATGAACTGCTCATCTTGAAGGCGCTCACCCTTGTCCGCTATCAAGATCAGCCAGCGCGTTTAGAAGAGGCTAAGGGCATTGCCGAACGCGGCATTGAAGCCGAACCGATCCGTCCAGAAGCATATGTTGCCCTTGCCGAATACAAGCGCGGCGCGCCAAACTACGATGCCGCCGCCGCCTACGATCTCTACACTCAGGCAATCAACTTAGGCTTGCAAGATGCCGATGTATACCTTCGGCAAGGGACGACAGCCCGCGACGCGAATCGCCCGGATGAGGATGTGCTGAGCGCCTTCACCCACGCCATTGAGCTTGCCCCCTGGGTTGCCTATTACTATGACGAACGCGCCAATTTTTACATGCGGCGGGAGAACTATCAGGCAGCCATTGACGATTTTCTCAAGGCGGAGTCGCTGAATCCCAGTGTTTACCGCCATACTGACCTCGCCATTGCCTATTTGTTGTTCAAAGATCAGCAGTCCGCCTTTGATCTATATATGCGCGGGATTGCCACCCTACGCCCGACCTGCGGCTGTTACTATGGGGATGCGGCAGCGGTTGCCTTTCTTGGCGGGCAACTGGAAAAAGCCCGCGAGTGGGCGGAGACGGCGCTCAGCCTTGACCCCGATACAAACCGCGCAAGCTATGTCCTTGCTCTTGTTGCCGTCGCTGAGGGCGAGGACGAAAAGGCTTTGGCGCTCTTGGATTCCTTTGCCAATGGCGAAAACCGCGATTACACAACGGCGTTCCTTCACCCGCGCTTTAATCATGAGGTCAATCTGGATCGCGGGCGCATCCTCGCCCGTTTAGGGCGTTTTGAGGAAGCCGCAAGCGCTTTTGAACGGACGATTGAGGCATTTGGGAATTGGATACCGCCGCACCTTGAACGGGCGCGGGCGCTTTACCGCGTCGGACGGACGGACGACGCCCGTGAAGAACTGCGCCACGTGTTGGAGATTAGCCAAAATGACCCTGATCAACGGGAGCGTATTTTGGGGTTGCTTACCCGCCTGCGGCTTGGGCAAAGCCTTGACGAGGAGGTGACTCCCGTCCCGCAGCCAACGGTAATGATCCGCTATAACACACCCCAACCAACCCCCACCGAGGTGGTTGTCCTTCCCACGCCCGATGCAACGCGGGTAGCGCTGAATACACCGGATGAACGCTATGTGACTATCCGCGATGAATTTGGGGCAATGATGCATGAGGGCAACCGTGAGGGGGCGCTGCGTCTGATCGACTCGATCATTACCACCGATGGCGAGCAGTATGACCTTTTGGCGATGCGTGCCTACGTCCTTATGGAGATGAATCCTGATTCAGCAGCGCTAAACACCATTCAAGGGATACTGAATCGGCTGTTGGGTATGAATACCGAGCGCCCAGAGGCATACCGTCTCTATGGGACGTACTACCAGTGGTTTGACGAAACAAGAGACAGCCAAAAGGCGTGGGACTTCTACACTGCCGCCATCGAACACGGCTCAATCGACCCTGCTACCTACTATGGGCGCGTCCAATGCTGCAGGGATTTTTATGCCTCCGATGCGCAGAAAGAGGCTGACCTCAGCCGCGCAATCGCGCTTGACCCCAACGAGGCGTATTGGTGGATTGGGCGCGGGCGTTTTTACTTTGAGCGGTGGGATATGGCGCGGGCTGCTGCCGATTTCCAAAAGGCATATGATCTTGAGGGGAGTATCTATTATATGAATGGGCTTGCTGCCAGCTATATCCTGAGCGATCAAAATGAGGCAGCGTATACTATCTATGTGGATGTCCTTGATGGGGGCAAGACGAATGATCCCCTTCATTACGCTGAGGGTGCTTTTGTCGCCTATGATGTTGGGCAGATTGAGACAGCGCAGCGTTGGATAGGCATTACGCTCAGCCTTGATCCTACGCTCATTGAAGGGCAGTGGGTGGAGGCGCTTTTGCTCTCTCAGGAAGGCAAATACGAGGAATCCTTGACACTGCTCAAGGCGCTCCAAGAAAAACGCCCCAACTACAACAGCGGACCTTTTTTCACAGGCTATTTCAGCCGCTTTTTGTTGGTGGATCAGGCGCGGGTTCTGACAAAACTGAATCGCTACGAGGAAGCGGTGGCGGCATACAACGAATTCCGCAAGGTCTATGGGCGCTATGTGGATATCCAGATCGAACTAGCTGAAGTTCACATAACGATGGGCAATTATCCGGCAGCGCGTGATGCCCTTTTGGAGGCGCTCTATGCCAATTCGGACTATGACGATCCAACAGAGCGGCAGCACATCCTCGATCTGCTGGCAAAATTGGCGGCACAGACACCCCCACCCCTGACCCCAACGCCCGGTCAATAAATTGCTTTGCAATCTATTGTCTAGCGAGTGGGTGTCGGTGAGGGGTGATTTTATCCTGTAAAAAGGGGTTGGTAGGGGTGTTCCGCTGTGGTCACCCCGCACATCACGCATAGGTGAACCAGTATGGGTGACTCAAGACATTGGCGGTGGGTTGTGTTTGTGTTCATGGCGCTTGTTGTGGGGGCGTGCCGCTCTGCGCCAAGCGCCACCCCCACGCGCCCCCCCGCCGCCACTGAGCCACCCGTTCGCTTTGTGACCGTTGTCGTCACCCGCGTCCCCACTGCCACCCCGACAATTGTTCCCACCGCTACCTTTCCCTTTGCCATGAATACGATGATTGGCACATGGCGGCTTGACCTGAACCACCAGATCATCGGAAACGCCGTCTTTAGCGATGTGCGTTTTTTCGGCTCAGCCACATTGGAGGTTGATTTTGATGCCTCGGTGCGGGGGACCTTGGAATTTTTCCCTAGCGTCCAGCAGCCGCCTTGTGTTGCTTCCGTCCTTGATTCTGATCCGCTGACGGCGGCGGTGACGGGCACCTTGCGTATGGATGCGGCGTCGGGTGAGGTGATCGCCGCGCTGACCATCACCCCGGACAACCCCACCCAAGAGACAGGTCTGAGCCTCTACTGCGTCACCTTCAGTGAGGCGCTCATCATCCGCCAACCCCTTTTGTGGGAGGCACTGGGGGCATCTGGCGGGCTGAATGTGGCGCTCCCCATGAAAATTGGCTATGTCCGCCGCGCCTCTGCCGACCTTGACGCGCCCACCTTTGGAGCGCTGCGCGGTGTCCTGCTCAGCGAGATCACGGTGGGGCGTTAAGCGAAAAGGAACGAACGCGCTCAGGACATACCATACAATCTGCCCAGGAGGAAATCATGATAAGGCGCCGCCTTGCCACGCTTCGCAGTCTCATACTGACCGTCCTCATCAGT from the Anaerolineales bacterium genome contains:
- a CDS encoding GNAT family N-acetyltransferase; the protein is MQPPLSDAFDGITLRRAGEGDLSACAALDLTYETDYVWQVDLRDEYGAIALSFRTGRLPRPMRVTHPREPRSLDHALQKGDYVVVAQGGGRVRGYLHMRIDPGRALGWIVDMGVGRPYRREHVGSGLFNMAYQHARDEGLEKIIIETQTKNYPGICFCQKHGLVFCGYNDRHYRSDDIALFFGASVR
- a CDS encoding protein kinase, encoding MADLTGKTLGKYQIIERLGRGGMAEVYRAFQPTMNRFVAIKVMLAHLADEEGFTERFKREATMVGGLRHPNIVQVMDFDVHDEQFYMVMEYIQGESLKDRLRKRGALSLAETLDVAIKLSDALAYAHGEGMLHRDIKPANILFTKTGEPVLTDFGVAKIMGTTQMTASGAIVGTPAYMSPEAGRGEKTDERTDIYGMGIVLYEMLTGNVPFDADTPLAIIYKHIAEPIKLPPKLPDSVQAILLHALAKDPQDRYRTADELRDAMITALNTLPNDISTKPGMSTPPLRASSSTYNRPMTGQSTPAKPDSSVGRANTIQGGMTEEQPSPAPQRGRISPLLLVFVALVVVGGAVFALTRPKDNTIVVVPPTLPAGDPSQVAQTETAIPSTQSAALPTISPTGESFVTLPSSLPTIVPTAIPTEIPSVEPTIKPTDIPPTNSAATSIPPTFPPTIAPTTAATTPPTLVAIAVVFTDPAYQEFWDWTIERLRNGQYDEALTEIEEKLASDPEKYELLILKALTLVRYQDQPARLEEAKGIAERGIEAEPIRPEAYVALAEYKRGAPNYDAAAAYDLYTQAINLGLQDADVYLRQGTTARDANRPDEDVLSAFTHAIELAPWVAYYYDERANFYMRRENYQAAIDDFLKAESLNPSVYRHTDLAIAYLLFKDQQSAFDLYMRGIATLRPTCGCYYGDAAAVAFLGGQLEKAREWAETALSLDPDTNRASYVLALVAVAEGEDEKALALLDSFANGENRDYTTAFLHPRFNHEVNLDRGRILARLGRFEEAASAFERTIEAFGNWIPPHLERARALYRVGRTDDAREELRHVLEISQNDPDQRERILGLLTRLRLGQSLDEEVTPVPQPTVMIRYNTPQPTPTEVVVLPTPDATRVALNTPDERYVTIRDEFGAMMHEGNREGALRLIDSIITTDGEQYDLLAMRAYVLMEMNPDSAALNTIQGILNRLLGMNTERPEAYRLYGTYYQWFDETRDSQKAWDFYTAAIEHGSIDPATYYGRVQCCRDFYASDAQKEADLSRAIALDPNEAYWWIGRGRFYFERWDMARAAADFQKAYDLEGSIYYMNGLAASYILSDQNEAAYTIYVDVLDGGKTNDPLHYAEGAFVAYDVGQIETAQRWIGITLSLDPTLIEGQWVEALLLSQEGKYEESLTLLKALQEKRPNYNSGPFFTGYFSRFLLVDQARVLTKLNRYEEAVAAYNEFRKVYGRYVDIQIELAEVHITMGNYPAARDALLEALYANSDYDDPTERQHILDLLAKLAAQTPPPLTPTPGQ
- the ilvD gene encoding dihydroxy-acid dehydratase, whose product is MNVTSRTLVEGVDRAAARSMFKAIGLTDDDLNKPIIGIANTWTEIGPCNFHLRRLAAKVREGIKAAGGTPLEFNTISISDGITMGTEGMKASLISRELIADSIELVARANYFDGVIALSSCDKTIPGTIMGLIRLNIPSVMLYGGSIAPGHLNGKDLTVQDVFEAIGAYAKGTITADQLRAVENAACPGSGACGGQFTANTMATAVEVMGMSPMRSAGVPAEDPQKNDVAYQVGTMIMDLIARDLRPRQIITRQALENAIRSVAATGGSTNGVLHILAFAREAGIPFTIDDIEQISRETPLIADMKPGGKYVATDMTRAGGIPLLVRRLLEGGLLHGDALTVTGKTLAKETANAEETPGQEVIRTLANPVKATGGLVILKGNLAPDGGVVKLFGYERLYHQGPARIFNTEEDAFHAVKNNQIVAGDVVVIRYEGPVGGPGMREMLGVTAALSGQGLGNSVALITDGRFSGATRGLMVGHITPEAAAGGAIGLLHEGDTITIDIEARTIRVELSEADLATRRATWQPPTPRYQSGVMAKYARLVKPASEGAVTGN
- a CDS encoding GNAT family N-acetyltransferase, with amino-acid sequence MIYTYRSFAGESDLPKLAQLLTDCEIVDQMGVRRTAEELRVQFFAPTLDPEHDVRLWENPEGVVIAYGVIEIDVATDEITGTLRWRVRPDHREHWLDDDVIRWGEARLCEVGVTKGLPARLESIARDIDRPRQFLLEWHKYDVRHELWQMDRDLHQPIDTPTLSEGFTIRAADPERDAEAWIAMYNDSFIDHWNHIDLTLEDYRHRRQTDPGYAPERDLILVAPDGTFAAFCWSFINPQEVGRVGVKQALLHQIGTRRGFRQQGLGRTLILKTLEILHDAGMDSVRLYVYMDNQNNASHLYESVGFQKAFSLVTYAKTVTDTIKAG